The nucleotide sequence ttatttttttccttttcttcttttctttttcttttcttttccttccttttctttttcttttctttttctgttccttctcttcttccttctttttcccgaagcttccccttccttctccattcttctcctctcttctcccgcGAGCAAGGAAGGGCAAACGGAGCTCTTGGGAGGAGGTGATCCTCGTCGGGGTGATCGGAAGAGGATCAGCCCGAGGCCGGCCagccctctccttcttcccgcgGAGGAGACAAGCGTACGGGATAAGCCTGCCGAGGCCGGCGGCGTCGCGGGATGCCCGCGGCCGAGCCTGCGGCCCCTCCCCGCGACGGCCGTGGAGCTCACGGCTGGGCTGCAGCTTCGCGGCGCCCGCGGCTGGGGCCAGTGGCGCTGGCATTGCTGGCATTGCTCCCGCGGTGAGTCTtcccttcttccccttttttcttcttctttatttctttctcttaatTGATCTATCCTCCCGAGTGGATCGAGAGGAGGAAAAGCAGtggagaaaagaaaggagagcCAAGGTCCTTACCTTGCTCCGGGAATGAGCTGCGATGACCCTCTCCGGCGGCATCGACGTGGGTTCAGAAAACCCTATCACGGGAGGGTTCTGGAACAGTGAGCGAGGAACGGCTGGGCCACCGTACATCCTTCTCTCCCCTCCCTGCAGAAATTGGTAGTGCTCCAGATACAGAATAATAATATGAACTGCCAATGTTCGATCTTTACCATTAGACCTAGCTATGAAGAAAAGCAATAAATGGAAACAAAAAaggcaataaaaagaaaatagaaaaaatcgtTTCGAAAAACACTAGGTTTCGTCCAAAGCAGTAGACTTATATTTCACATTCAAAGAAATTCCCCCATTTGTTCGCTTCAATAAACTGTTATGGCAGTAGACAAGTAGTATAACTAGCAGTATTCAATGAAATTACTATGGTCATTCAGAAGGTGCTGCTTgttcaattaaaaataattctgtCATAAAGAAAGATGATCAAGGATGGTAGGAGGATGATCAGAGCTGTTCCACACCAAATGTTCAACTTTCCAGTTAACTTCCCGCGGTTTTAGaattgctttgttttctatattgTTAACTGTACATGGGTTGTCTCTGTTTATAAAACCGTGTGCAAGGAATTTTACACTGAATATTTCAAGGAATATATACGGAATATATATCGCAAGGAATATTACTCGTTGAACCTAGACATATACTGTGACTATTGGGCTGCCAGATGGGCCGGCCTGGACCAAAGTCGGAAGCCCATCTGGAGCCACTACCAatttcggggggggggggggatgtacGATGGCCCAGCCGTTCCTCGCTCACTGTTCCAGAACCCACCAGAACCCTCCCGTGATAGGATTTTCTGAACCCACGTCGGTGTCGCCGGAGAGGGTCATCGCAGCTCATTCCCGGAGCAAGGTAAGAACCTCGGCTCTCGTTTCCTTTCTCCACTGCTTTTCCTCCTCCCGATCCACTCGGGAGGATAGATCAattaagagaaagaaataaagaagaagaaaaaggggaagaagggaAGATTCACCGCGTGCGGCCGCGAGCGATACCGGCGCCACTGGCCTCGGCCGTGAGCGCCGCGAAGCTGCAGCCCAGCGTGAGCTCCGCGGCCGTCGCGGGGAGGGGCCGCAGGCTCGGCCGCGAGCATCCCGCGAcgccgccggcctcggccgGCTTATCCCGTACGCCTGTCTCCTCCatgggaagaaggagagggctGGCCGGCCGCCGGCGCTGCCGGCCTCAGGCTGATCCCCTTCCGATCACCCCGACGAGGATCACCTCCTCCCAAGAGCTCCGTTTGCCCTTGCTCgcgggagaagagaggagaagaatggagaaggaaggggaagcttcgggaaaaagaaggaagaagagaagaaaaagaaaagaaaaagaaaaggaaaagaagaaaaagaaaaaaatatataaataaaaaagaaaaatgatgagTGAGTGGCTAATAATCTGTTCTCTACGATATTGATAGGTACAGTAAAATTATCACCTAGGTCTAGAGATTTGTGAGCGAATCAAGGTAAGTAATCCTGGCACAAATCTTATTAATTTCAAATCACTATTTAATTGTAAGtatgaaataaaaattatatatttgttatgatgtatttgtttaaaagtaggatcaagcatatgattgcatgtgatttttgaatttgattaaattgcatccttcatgaatatttAAATGGGTATGAATTATGGTTATGATAACTTGCTTGGAAATGATATTTGTGGTATAtttatgcattttaaaactttacaATGCCTCAAATCACCATCCATCCTAGTGAAAAATGTTTTATATTACCTTAAAAATATCCACTTTTATGCATGGCTCAGAAGTCTCACAAGAAGTATTCCTCTCCATCTCTCTGAGTTGACGTGCTAGTAGTTGGAGCTTTAAGAGAAGTAAGTATATAGTGATTAAAGAGAGAAAACATACAACCATGGATGCACATGCTCTCAGTACAACCATATCCATTCGACTTCTTATAACAATACTCCACAAACTGAAATTTATACCGAGGATCCAAATTGACTACCATGGGGAAGATTAAGCTACAATCCAACCAATACTTTTCAAATTTTCCATACATCCGTCATGTCATTCTTTGCACGAAAGCATCTATACTCTACATCTCATCTTAAAGTAATCTCAATCAATAAAACTTGAGGGAAACAAAATTTGATGTAGTATATTTAACTTTGGAGAATACTAAAGTAGCATTATAGAACATACTCAACCACTTGCTAATTTTCTTAACTTTGCCCCACTCCTCTTCAGATGGACGATGCTTGTAATTAAAGTCACTTAACTTCAAATAAAGAAAGGCACTCTCTAACATCAAAAAAGTTGAATTTCATCTTGTAGGAACATCTTgccttaagtttttttttactttccaaaaaaaattgtcTAACACAAtccaaaattttttatttccaaACTTGTGAACCTTTCATATATTTAATACTTTCACAAACCTTGTAGATAAGCTCATGTATCTCCTTTAATTTCTCTTGTACAATTAAGTTAAGAATATGAGCACAACATCAGACATGAAAGAACTCACCATTTGAGTAAAATGCATTCTTTAAATTAAGTTGGATCTTTAGCATGTCAATAGAACCATCATTTACCGATGCATTATCCAAGGTCAtggaatacaatttctttttaatCCTCCAGTCAATCAACAAACCATAAAttatttcacataaagatatgcCATTATATGGAGGCGGCATGAAACGAAAGTTGAGAAATTTCTTTTGTAACTCTCATTCTTCATCAATAAAATGGGCGGTTAAACACAAATACCCATCGGTAGTAATAGAGGTCcacaaattcaaaatcaaacttATCCTATAAGGAATTGAATGTAGCCACAATACtaaattttccttttcttttttatactatttcaacaaatTAACCTTTACAGTATTCTTTGATACTAACTTGGCATCCTCACAAACATAAACAAATAAAGATCTAATATCTTCATACTCAACAAATTGAAATGGTAGATCATGCTtaataattgcaaatattaacaaTTCATGGAATTTGTCGGGATCAAACTTACTAGAATGCATTGATCTAGACCCTTGAGATTGTGATAAGATCATCCGTCCTATGTCATggttctttctacaactctctAAATGTCGTTTCAAATATTTGGTCCCAACCTTATCACTAAATGGATATTCGCAGCATACTTTATGCACTTGCATTGAAGGGTTGCTTCATTTATATGAAAAAATTGATAAACAAGTGaagttagctttttttttttttttacgtttGCCATGTGTGGAGCCACCTACTACAACTATATTAGCACCTAAGGACGTCAATTCATTTGTTCTATCATCATCACTCACCAACTCTATATTCACAACGAACTATTTATCcacatataatttaaaattatatcaGAATACCAATCTAGAAAGAAAATTATTGGCTTTgagaagaaaaattatataatccACTCCTCTATTAGAATCACAAAATGTTAGatctaaaaaaattaatcatgctaaagaaattaaagaaatatTTAAGAAACCAACATACATAAGCACTAAACatttagaaaagaaaagaagggaagagaaagaggaggctCAGATTCATCATTTAATCTATAGCTAAATCAAAATGGCTACAATCGGATGCCTGCAGAAGCAGGCCATCCAAGATTGGTTGCCATTAGAAATAGCTGATTCTTGCTTCATGATAATCTCATCCAAGAATCATTCTGACCTCTTCATACAAACCTAAAAGCAAATTCATTTATGGCCGAAGGCCAACCCTTATAACATGTTGACccaaaagatttgattttgatgatacaaaatGTTTGGGTAAAATGTTTACTAATCAGTTGCTTGGAGTGTACTATAATGCATGTAAAAAGTTGAGAAGATATCATTCTTTAACTCGTAATGTGGAAGAATGGAACTTAACCATTTAAATCTCTACATGTCTATATTTTGATAGTGATATGTGTGGACGACATCTTGGCATCATGGACAAGTACATGTTATAGTCTAGAACTAACATACTGTTCTGAACTTCCCTGATGCTCAACTGGATCATTTACCAAGACTTTGGGAGGGAAGAGACGACTGATCATGCAATTAGCCGAAAACGATTCTATCGCTGAGGAGTATAAGGAAGTTGGATGTCTAATTGGTTATTTGATTCCTATTAATGCAAAGACTGTAGATTATTTCTCTAGATGCACTGATAATTCAaaatgctttttctttctctctaaagaaatcatcatcatcatcaatacAGTTATGAACCAGAGTTGAAGTGGGCCAAAACTTAAGACCAAATATCCCAGTTGGTTGTGAATGGATTGGACCTAATCCTGGACCTAGAGCAGATCAACTCACTCTAAAAAAACATTTGTTCATGTCTGAGTCCAGATACTTATACACAGTCTGGAAGTAGTGAGTTTCACAAACCTAACATTTTGGGCTATGGATACCACCTTGCAGACTTCAACTTCACCTCCTTTCATAAATATGTAACCCCCTCCCTCCAACTAGGGTTTGAGATTTAGGTATTCTTTCAGATCTTCGAGGAAGTATGGCCAAGAAGAAGAGATCTCGAATTGTCATGCTGTCCAAAGTtgctccggaaaagtatgaattctctctcctttttctaatcctccattcttcttctctttctttcaatttacaaggatttattttaataaaaatataaattttgacAAGGGCAAGTTCCGATTGTTATGAAGGCGACCGCCTCGATGGTCTTCTGTCAAAACTTGAGAGGTAATATCAAATCCCTTGATCTCTTGGAATATTgtgattttgttttttaaagAATTTGTTTTTGAAATAGGAGCATAGAAGCAGCAAAAATTTTGAAGGGAGATCTTCCTGAAAAGATTTGGATCAAGGTACAGTAATTTCTTGGTTTTGGTTCTTCGAAAACCCAAAAAGATTTATTTTCTAAGAATGTTTATGCATCTAGTGAATTCTAGGGGATTCTATAGTCATACCCTTTCAAGAATTTTATAAATAGTGCTTATATGTTTACATGTAGCACCAATTTGCTATTGGGGTCAATGACGTCTCCCGTGTGCTTGAGAGGATGCCTCTAGGTGAGATGCAGGTTCATTCAAAGGAAGATCCTGAGACAAAGAGTGGCCTTCGTAGAGCTCCTTTGGTTCCCCTTCAGGTTAAATCATATTTCTCATCTTGCATTGACCTACTTTGCCACCTTGCATTCCATGTAAAATTTTTCTTAGCTAGAAGTTGTTGCTTTTCTGTAGTGCGAGTGGAAAACAATAATCTTGCACACATTCAAGTCAGTTCCAATTCCCAAGTGCCTTTCACAAGCAATCAGTATAAAATGTCTAACATTTCTTTATAATGCAAAAACTTAATTCATAAGCACCTTTAGAGGGAAAAAAGCTAAAGGTCGCCACTCCAATCCCTGCTTCTGAAAGAGCATTTGACAAGCTGCTCTGTGAAGGGCTGAACACCTGACGAACCCTTGTGGACGTCTACCTACCCCCATATATTGCTCTCATCCAACTGGGCAGGAATTGGTAGCACTAGTCCTTTCAAAAttgttaataatttatttttttgctgaATCCAAATAAATTAAACTTTTCCATGATGATCTAATCGGATGAATGTGCTCAATGGGAAGGAGCCTTTTCAGCTCACATCAGTTTTTAAAAGGAACACTATAGATTATCCTGAAATTATAGTGGAATATTAGTGACCGGTCGCAGCCTACTGCTGCTAATTGTGTATGCTAGATCATCCTTCTTTGTGTTAGGTGGTGCTTTTGTAAATTTCTTAAGAATGCTGAACACCCTATATGCACTCCAATGATTTGTGTATTGACAGATTTTCTCAAAAACACCAAGGACAGCCTTGAAGCCTGGTTCTTGTGTTTTTGAGCTATTAACGAAGGTCATCTTTTTTCTTGAATTCTCACCAATGGGCCTTTTTTAATTTAAGAATTTCTGCCTTGTTGAACTATATTTATGCACAGTTATCAACATATGCAGTAGAAAATTAGAATGTATCGATATAAACCCTGTCATTGTTTCCTGAAGTATTATTTTATGCCTTTGGATAATGAATGCATTGTTTTGGAGGAGTATTAAGTTATAGGCAGCATTTACAGTCAGACTGTTGatatatttacattttcttAGATGATTTACTACTACAAAGAGGAGCTccaaattttcttctttctttctttctatctctctccttttctttgtatgcATTTTGTTATGTGGTGTGGGGTTCTTGATTTAAATAAATgtgaagcaaaagaaagaaggggaggaaaAAGAGCAAAATATATGAGATGTATTTATTGTGGGTGAGCCCATGCTTTGGGGGCTTTGTCTAGTTTGATGACCAAGTGGTACCCCGAAGAAATAGATAATATGTCTAGAAGAATGTGGAGGCATgaagataaaagaaagaaacaagcaTAATTGTATAAAATAGATATAATTGCATGTCTACGGAGATGAGGCTTATCTCCAGTTTGCTGGCCACTAAGAACTTAAAAGAAATAAGGGTTTCATCATTTTAAGTGTACTATACAAATGTATGGTAGCTAACCTAAGATGTTTTGAGGTCTCTCTGACATACCGTAATTTCAGGAATAATCTGATTTGGTTACTGCAATCATTTGAAACAAAGTAGTTTTCACCTTTTCTCCAAATTTGGATGCTTCATAATGCCTGTAAGATCAGTTATTGCTACCATGAACCTAGATAGTTCTTTTTTCTAATCAACAAATTTCTGCACCTCATTATTTTCCTTTGACCTAtaactttgttttgtttttccaacgattaaaatgaaaaatgaa is from Phoenix dactylifera cultivar Barhee BC4 chromosome 6, palm_55x_up_171113_PBpolish2nd_filt_p, whole genome shotgun sequence and encodes:
- the LOC103698520 gene encoding uncharacterized protein LOC103698520 produces the protein MAKKKRSRIVMLSKVAPEKASSDCYEGDRLDGLLSKLERSIEAAKILKGDLPEKIWIKHQFAIGVNDVSRVLERMPLGEMQVHSKEDPETKSGLRRAPLVPLQAVILASDCNPRWLTKHIPSLASSRQVPVIFVKDNKGGSLRLGELVKVKTALAIGVKARESCINRTIDKVLGGNAVADGDLEMAV